The DNA region TGACCGCCTGCAGGGTCACCGCCGAAGCCTCGCGGTGCGGCGAGTGGCCGGCACCCGGGATCGCCACGACGTCCACCGGGCAGTAGCACTCTTCTTGCGCGATCTCGACCTGGCGCATCGTGCCGTATTGATCATCGGCGCCCTGCACGATCAGCACGGGCACGCGGATATAGGCGAGATATTCGGAGATATCCCAATCGCGGAATTTCGGATCGAGCCAGGCGCCGTTCCAGCCATGGAAGGCATTGTCGACGTCCTTGTGCCAGCGCGCCAGCTTCTCCTTCAGATTGGTGGTCTCGTACGCCGTCTTGATCTCGGCGATCGAGGCTACCGAAATGTCCTCGACGATGAAATGCGGCGCGAGCAGCGCGATGCCGTGCAGGCGATGATCCTGATGCGCGCCGGCATAGATCGCCGCGATCGAGGCGCCGTCGGAATGACCGACCAGTAGGCCGCGGCGGAAGCCGATTGCATCGAGCAGTTTCGGCAACACATCGAGCGCCTCGCGATGCATGTAGTCGACCGGCCGCGGCAGCGTCACCGGCGACGATGCGCCATAGCCGGCGCGTGAATAGACGAACACGCCGGCACCGGTCGCCGCCTGCAGTTTTTCGGGGAAGTCGCCCCACAGGCCGACCGAGCCGAGGCCTTCGTGCAGCATCACGATGGTGGGGGCGGTGTCGGGTGATGGACCGAGCCTGCGGTATTCGAGCTCGGCGGCGTCGATGGAGAGGAAGCCGTTGGAGGTCAAGTTCTGCATTGGCGGGGCCTCCTCACTCGTCGTCCCGGCGAAGGCCGGGACCCATACGCCGCGGCCGTTGTTTTGAGAGATGCTGTTCGACGGCTTTCGCGCAGCAACTGAGACCTGTGGTTATGGGTCCCGGCCTTCGCCGGGACGACCCGTGGAGACATTATTGCGCGCCATCGCGCAGTTTGAATCGCTGGATCTTTCCCGTCGCCGTCTTCGGCAAGGACTCCACCACATCGATCCAGCGCGGATACTTCCATGGGCCGATCTTCTGCTTGACGTGCTCCTTCAGCGCCTCATGCAGACCGTCGGCCGTGCTCTCCGGCCGCAGCACCACGAACGCTTTCGGCTTCAGCAGCCCTTCCGGATCGGCCTCCGGCACCACGGCGGCTTCCAGCACCGCGGGATGGGTGATCAGCGCGCTCTCGACCTCGAACGGCGAGACCCAGATGCCGGAGACCTTGAACATGTCGTCGGCGCGGCCGCAGAAGGTGTAGCGGCCCTCGGCATCGCGGATGTATTTGTCGCCGGTGCGGGTCCACGGCCCTTCGAAGGTGGCGCGGCTCTTGGCGCGCTGGTTCCAGTAGCTCTCGCCGGCGGATGGCGCATCGACCAGCAGCTCGCCGACTTCGCCATCGGCGACCTCGGCACCCAATTCGTTGACCAGCCGCACCTTGTAGCCGGGCACCGGGCGGCCGGAGCAGCCGTACTTGATGTCGCCAGGCGCATTCGACAGGAAGATGTGCAGCAGTTCGGTCGAGCCGACGCCGTCGAGGATGTCGACGCCGAACCGCGCGCGCCAGGCGTTACCGACCGATTCCGGCAGCGCCTCGCCGGCCGAGGTGCAGACCCGCAGCCGATCGCCGCCGCTTTGCGCCTTCATCGCCTCGTCGTTCAGCATCGCCGCGAACAGGGTCGGCACGCCGAAGAAGATGCTGGGATGATACTTGTTCAGCAGCGCGAACATCACCGCCGGCGTCGGACGCTCGGAATTGAGCACCGTGGTGGCGCCGACCGACATCGGGAAGGTCAGCGCGTTGCCGAGGCCGTAAGCGAAGAACAGCTTTGCCGCCGACAGCCCGACATCGTCCTCGCGGATCCCAAGCACCTGCCTGGCATAAGTCTCCGCCGTCGCGGCGAGATTGGAATGCAGATGGCGCACGCCCTTCGGCATGCCGGTCGAGCCCGACGAATAGAGCCAGAATGCCGGCTCGTCGGCATGGGTCGGCGCGGTCGCGAACACGTCACCTTCGCGCGCGATCTCGTCGGAAAGCCTCTTGTGGCCGTGCGCCTCCTTGCCGGAGACGATCACATGCTCGAGGTCGGGCATGCGCGTGACGACGTCCTTCACCACCGGCAGCAGCGCCTCGGAGATGAACAGCACGCGCGCCCGGCAATCGCCGAGGATGTAGGCGTATTGCTCCGCGGTCAGCAGCGTGTTGAGCGGCACCGGCACCACGCCGGCGCGGATCGCCCCCAGGAACACGGTCGGGAAATCGACCGTATCCAGCATGATCATGGCGACGCGCTCTTCGCGGCGGACGCCGAGCCGGCGCAGCATGTTGCCGACCCGCCGGGTCTGCCGCTGCAACCCGCCATAGGTGAGTTGGGACACCGTGTCGTCGAACACGATCTTGTCGCCGCGGCCTTCATCGACATTGCGGTCGAGCAGCCAGGAGACTGCGTTATAAGTCATGCTCCGCTCCTCGGACCCAGACGCGCCACGCTTCCCTCTCCTGTGAATTTAAGAATTATAATTCATACAAAGCCACTACGTTGGCTTGCTGTCAATGCTCTTCGGCATTATGTTTCCGAAAACTGCCGCCTCGCACAGGGATCATGACCGCAGACCCCGATCCGGAAACTGCCTTCCTCGAACAGCTTGGCCAGCGTGTGCGCACGACGCGCGCGCTCCGCGGCATGTCGCGCAAGGTGCTGGCAAAAGTCTCCGGCATCTCCGAACGCTACATCGCCCAGCTCGAAAGCGGCAAAGGGAATGTCTCGATCGTGCTGCTGCGCCGTGTCGCAGGCGCGATGGCCGCGCATCTCGAAGATCTCATTCCGTCCGCCGAGCCTGCGCCCGACTGGGCCGTCATCCGCGACCTGCTGCGCAAGGCCTCGCCGAGCCAGATCGCGCAGGCCAAGGACATCCTCGCCGGCAGCAGCCCGTTGGCGCCGCGCCGCGCCTCGTTCTCCGGCATCGCGCTGATAGGCTTGCGCGGCGCCGGCAAGACCACGCTCGGCCGCATGCTGGCAAAGAAGATCGGCTGGAGTTTTGTCGAGCTCAACAAGGAGATCGAGGCGCAGAACGGGCTCTCCGTCGCCGAGATCATCGCGCTCTACGGCCAGGAAGGCTTTCGCCGCATGGAGCAGGCCGCGTTGACGCAATTGCTGGCGCGGAAGGAATTGATGGTGCTGGCGACCGGCGGCGGCATCGTCTCGGAGCCGCTGACCTTCGATCTGATCCTGTCGTCGTTCTATACGATCTGGCTGAAGGCCGAGCCCGAAGAGCACATGGCCCGCGTGCGTCGTCAAGGTGATCTGCGCCCGATGGCCGACGACCGCTCGGCGATGGCGGAACTGCGCAACATCCTGGTCAGCCGCGAGCCACTGTACGCGCGGGCGTCGGCGGTGGTCGACACCGCGGGGCTGTCGGTCGATGCGGCGGCGGCGCGGCTGATCGATTCGGTGCGGCCGGTGCTACAGAACGAGGCGCGCAGCTTCGGCCTGCGCAGCGTGGCGCTTTAATACCGCCGCCTCACCAATCCCGATCTTTAAAGTCGGATCAAATGCGGGCATTTACGGCCCTATGTGCCGCTTTCGGCTAAACTTTGCGGATGTTTGCGCGATACCTCGCGCGACTGCCCCGATAAAGTACCAGCTCCGACTTAACCCGGTGCGTGTGATGAAGATCAGCCCGTTCATTTCTTATGCGCAGAGTCTCGCGTGGATTTCTTGCTTCGTCGCACTGCTAGTGGTCATCTTCATGATTTCGAGCCTGTTGTTCTTCGATCTCGCCCACGGCAACCCCTACCGGCCGTCAAGAGACCTGGGCACTACGGTCGTAATCGTGCCGCTGCTTATGGCACTCATTGCCGCCCTAGGTACGCTGCTCGTGTTGACCGTGCCGCAGTTTTTCCAGGCTTTCACGATCGAGGCGCTCGGTCGAATCTTCGGTGATCGAGCACGATTCGCCGTGCTGCCAGTTTTGCCGCTGACGGCAATTCTCTCCTGGTATTGCCGCGACTACCTGACGCCTTCCTACGAGCTCGGCATCAATGCCGGGCCCGATTGGACACCTTATCAGCACGGCATCACTCTTCATCGCTACTTCACGACCCTGATGTTTCAGGCCGCGCCCACGCTATTTAGTTTGCTGCACATGGATCTTGGAACTCGCGGCAAATCACGTACGCGATTGCTTCTCGTCACCGCAGCGCTCGTCGCCATCGCCGGTAGCATCGGTGGCTACACTGCGGCTCAGCAGCAAATTCGGCTGCTTGAAACTTCAACGCAACCCTCACGATAATTTGCATGCGTGATTGGCCGGCTCTCCGGACTTTCACGCTCAAATCACCAACCCTCACAACAACCTGCTCTTCACGTCCTCCGCCCCCTCACGGAGCAGCGGCAGGAAGCGGTCGATCAGCTCCTGCTTGGGCACACGATCGACATGGGCGCCCATGTTGATGGCGGCGACGATGGTGCCGTCGTAGCGGCGCACCGGGACCGAGATCGAGCGGAAGTGCGGTTCGGCTTCGCGATCGACCAGCGAGTAGCCCTGCGCGCGATCGGCGATGACGGTGGCGAGCAGCTTCTTCGGATCGGTCACGGTCTGCGGCGTCACCGCTTCGCGGCGCGTCGCCTTCAGCCGCGTCGCGAGCTCGGCATCGTCGAGACGGCCGAGCATGGCGCGACCGACGGAGGTGCAGAACGCCGGCAGGCGGTAACCGATATCGAGGCCAGCGGAGAACACCCGGGTCGGGCTGGACCGCGCCACGAACACGACATCGTCGCCGTCGAGCAGCGCGAGCGAGGCGATCTCCTGCGCCGCGGTGGCGATGCGGTCGAGCACCGGCTGCAGCACCGTCACCACCTGGTTGGATTGCAGGAACGCGCCGGCCAATGTCAGCACGTGCGGCGTCAGCGTGAATAGCTTGCCGTCGGTGGCGACGAAGCCGCCATGCGCGAGCGTGAACAGGATGCGGCGCGCCGTGGCGCGCGGCAGGTCGGCGGCGCGCGCCAGGTCGCTCAGCGTCGCCGGTCCTGAGACGGTGCCGAACACTTGCAGCAGCCGCAGGCCGCGATCGAGGCTCTCGACGAAATCGGTGGCGCGCTCGTCCTGATCGTCGCGCTTGAGCTTTGGCATCGAGGTCCGGCTTTGAACGGTTCAAAAATTCGGCTTGCTGTCCGATCGAGATATGGCATAATTCGGACATTCGTTCAATAGGCGAACAAATCCAAATCAGGAGACGCCGCCATGATGAGCCAGGAAGCGAACGATCTGATCACCCGTGTCGGCCGCAAGGACCCCTGCGGCAAGCTGATGCGGAAGTACTGGCAGCCGGCGGCGCTGGTGGACGAATTGCAGGGCGAGCGCCCGGTGCGCCCGGTCAAACTGCTCGGCGAGAACCTGGTGCTGTTCCGCGACAAGGACGGCTGCTACGGGCTGATCGATCGCCACTGCGCGCATCGCGGCGCCGACCTCGCCTTCGGCCGGCTGGAGCATGGCGGGCTGCGCTGCGCCTTCCACGGCTGGCTGTTCGACGCCAGCGGCCAGTGCATCGAGACGCCGGCCGAGCCGGTCGGATCGCAGCTCTGCAAGGGCATCAAGCAGCGCGCCTATCCGGTGGTCGAGAAGAGCGGCATCCTCTGGGCCTGGCTCGGCGAAGGCGAGCCGCCGTCGTTTCCCGAGCTCGATTGTTTCGTCGCGCCCGACAGCCACACCTTTGCGTTCAAGGGACATTGGGGCTGCAACTGGCTGCAGGCGCTCGAGGTCGGCATCGACCCGTCGCACGCCTCCTTCCTGCATCGCTTCTTCGAGGACGAGGATACGTCGACCGGCTACGGCAAGCAGTTCCGCGGCGCCTCCGAAGGCACCGACATGCCGATGACCAGGATCATGCGCGAGTTCGATCGGCCCATCATCAATGTCGAGCACACCGAATACGGGCTGCGCCTGATCACGCTGCGCCAGATCGACGACGAGCGCACCCATGTGCGGGTGACCAACCAGGTCTTCCCGCACGGCTTCGTGCTGCCGATGTCGACCGAGATGACGATCACGCAGTGGCACGTGCCGGTCGATGACGAGAACTGCTACTGGTATGCGATCTTCACCAGCTTCACCGCGCCGGTCGACAAGCAGAAGATGCGCGAGCAGCGGCTCGAGCTCTATGAGCTGCCGGACTACACCTCGCGCAAGAACCGGTCGAACGACTACGGCTTCGACCCGCACGAGCAGGCGACCGCGACCTATACCGGCATGGGCGCCGACATCAACGTGCACGACCAGTGGGCGGTGGAATCGATGGGCGCGATCCAGGATCGCACCAACGAGCATCTCGGCCAGAGCGACAAGGCGATCGTGCAGTATCGCCGCCTGCTGCGGCAGGAGATCGAGAAGGTCGCGGGCGGCGAAACGCCGATCCTGGTCCTCGATGCGGCCTCGGCGCGCAGCATCCAGGGCCCGGCGACGATGGACGGCATCGGCCCGACCCAGGGCTGGGAGCTCTACTGGATGGAGGTCGACGTCAAGCGCCGCCGCGGCGCGCCCTGGGCGGCGCCCGTGCCGCGCGAGATCGCCGACAATGTGCATCGTTTGACGGCGGCTGAGTGATGTTGGCTTCGATGGCGCAGCACCGCACTCTTCACCTCGCCCCGCCTGCGGGGAGAGGTCGGATCGCATCACCAGATGCGATCCGGGTGAGGGGGTACAGGTCTATCGATACATCTCACCCGCGGAGAAAGCCCCTCACCCCAACCCTCTCCCCGCGAAGAGCGGGGAGAGGGAGAAGCAAAGGAGTGACGCCGTGAGTTTCGTGGAGCGCCACGGGTTATGGTCGGACGAGCAGAAGGACGCGGCACTGCGCCTCCGTCGCGTCGTCGAGGAGAAGAACCTCGAAGTTGTCAGGCTGTCCTTTCCCGACCAGCACGGCATCCTGCGCGGCAAGACATTGATCGCCTCCGAAGCGCTGCGCGCGCTGGAGAGCGGCTGCTCCATCACCACGTCGCTGCTCGCCAAGGACACCTCGCACAAGACGGTGTTCCCGGTGTTCAGCGCCGGCGGCGGCTTCGGCATGAAGGAGATGGAGGGCGCGGCCGACGTGCTGATGGTCGCCGACCCCACCACGTTCCGTGTGCTGCCCTGGGCGCAAAACACCGGCTGGCTGCTCTGCGACCTGCATTTCGGCGACGGCCGCCCGGTGCCGTTCGCGACCCGCAACCTCTATCGCAAGGTGCTCGATCAGCTGACGCGCCGCGGTTACGACTTCGTTGCAGGCCTCGAAGTCGAATTCCATCTGTTCAAGCTCGACGATGCGCACATGGCGCCTGACGATGCCGGCCAGCCCGGGCGGCCGCCCGATGTCAGCCTGCTGTGGCACGGCTACCAGTATCTGTCCGAGCAGCGCTACGACCTGATGGAGCCGGCGCTGGAGAGCATCCGCCGCGACATCATCGCGCTCGGCCTGCCGCTGCGCTCGGTCGAGCTCGAGTTCGGCCCGAGCCAGTGCGAATTCACCTTTGCGCCCACCGTGGGGCTCACGCCGGCCGACACCATGGTGCTGTTCCGCTCGGCAGTGAAGCAGATCGCGCGCCGCCACGGCCATCACGCCACCTTCATGTGCCGGCCGAAGCTGCCGAACGTGTTCGCCAGCGGATGGCACCTGCATCAATCGCTGGTGTCACGCGCAAGCGGCGCGAATGCCTTCATGGCGAACGAGACCGGCGAGCCGCTCAGCGCATTCGGCCGCGCCTGGCTTGCCGGCCTGATCGAGCACGCGCGCGCATCGACCGTGTTCACGACGCCGACCATCAACGGCTACAAGCGCTATCGCTCCTATTCGCTGGCGCCGGATCGCGCGATCTGGGGCCGCGACAACCGCGGCGTGATGATCCGCGTGCTCGGCAGCGCAGGCGATCCGGCGACACGGCTGGAGAACCGGATCGGCGAGCCGGCCGCGAACCCCTATCTCTACATGGCCTCACAAATCCTCTCCGGCCTCGACGGCGTCGATCGCAAGCTCGATCCCGGACCGTCAGCCGACATGCCCTACGAGACCAAGGCTGCGCTGCTGCCGAAGTCGCTGCGCGAGGCGGTGTTCGCGCTCGACGACGATCCGTTCTTCCGTGAGGCGCTGGGGCCGGAGTTCGTGGACTATTATGTCCACATCAAGAACGCGGAGATCGAGCGTTTCCAGGCCGAGGTGACGGACTGGGAGCAGCGCGAATATTTCGAGATGTTTTGAGGCCGTTCGTCGTCCCGGCCCCAATACCCCGGATGTTGATTGCTGAAATGGGCTGAGGCCACAGCGCGCTCTAACAATGCGCTTCTGTGGTTATGGGTCCCGGCCTTCGCCGGGACGACGTTGGAGTATGGCGCGACAGCGGTGGCTTAAATCCCAAGATACTTATGCTGCAAATCCGGCTCGGCGATCAGCTGCTCGCTTGTGCCGCTCCACACCGTCTTGCCGCGCTCGATGATGTAATGGCGGTCGGCGATGCGCGAGAGGTTCTCGACGTTCTTGTCGATCACGAGCACCGACTGCCCGCGGCCCTTCAGCATCGACAGGCAGCTCCAGATCTCGTCGCGGATCAGCGGCGCAAGGCCTTCAGTCGCCTCGTCGAGGATCAGGAGCCTTGGGTTGGTCATCAGCGCGCGGCCGATCGCGAGCATCTGCTGCTCGCCGCCGGACAGCGTGACACCCATGTTGCTGGTGCGCTCGGCGAGCCGCGGGAACAGGGCGTGGATTTTTTCGAGCGTCCACGGGTCGGATGCACCCTGGCGATTGCCCGAGGCGGCGACGAGGTTCTCGCGCACGGTGAGGTTCGGAAAGATCTGGCGTCCCTCGGGCACCAGGCCGATGCCGAGTTTTGCGATCCTGTAGGACGGCATGCCGCGCACGGCTTCGCCGGCGAATCGGATGGCGCCTGATCGTGCCGGGGTCAGGCCCATGATCGAGCGGATGGTCGTGGTCTTGCCCATGCCGTTGCGGCCCATCAGGGCGACCATTTCGCCGGACTTGATCCGCAGCGACAGGCCGAACAGCACCTGGCTCAGGCCATAGCAGGTCTCGATCGCGTCGACTTCCAGCAACGTCTCAGCCATTCTGGGTTCAGCCATGGCGCGTCACCGCGTGCTGCTCGCCGAGATAGGCGCGCTTGACCTCGTCATGCTTGCGGATCGCATCCGGCACGTCGCAGGCGATGACGCGGCCATAGACCAGCACCGTGATGCGGTCGGCGAGCGCGAACACCGCCTCCATGTCGTGCTCGACCAGCACGATGGTGACTTCCTTGCGCAGCTCCTTGAGCAGCGCGACCATCCGCGCCGATTCCGTGACACCGAGGCCGGCCATCGGCTCGTCCAGCAGCAGGAGCTGCGGCTTGGTCGCGAGCGCGACCGCAAGCTCGAGCTCGCGCTGCTCGCCATGGCTCAATTGCGACACCACGACATCGGCGCGCGCACCGAGCCCGACGCGCTCCAACGCAGCGCGCGCGGTCTCGCGCAGCGGCTTCTCCTTGCGCGCGTTGCCCCAGAAGCGGAAGGAGTGGCCGTCATGCGCCTGCGCCGCCAGCGCGACATTGTCGAGCGCGGAAAAATCCTTCAGCAGCGAGGTGATCTGGAACGAGCGCGCCAGCCCGAGCCTGGAGCGCTTGTAGGACGGCAGATGCGTGACGTCGCGGCCGCCGAAATAGATGGCACCGGAATTCGGCATCACCTGGCCGGTGAGCTGGCTGATCAAAGTGGTCTTGCCGGCGCCGTTGGGACCGATGATGGCGTGCAGCTCGCCCGGCACGACTTCCATCGACAGATTGTCGGTCGCGGTGATGCCGCCGTAACGGCGGACCAGATTGTCGACGCGGAGCAAGGGTTCAGCCAAAGAATTAGGCACGGCTCATCCTCCCGAGCAGGCCCATGATGCCGCCGCGCGCGAACACGACGATCAGCAGCAGGACGGGGCCGAGGACCAGCCCCGAAAATTCGGTGAACTGCGACAGCAGTTCCTCGAGCAGGAGATAGACGATCGCGCCGATCACGGGCCCGAACAGCGAACCCATGCCGCCCAGGATCACCATCACCATAAGATCGCCGGAGCGGGTCCAGTACATCACGGCCGGGCTGACGAAATCGGTGTTGTTGGCGAGCAGCGCACCGGCGAGACCGCAGATGGTCCCTGCGATGACGAAGCAAACCAGGCGGTAGCGATTGGCGTGGAAGCCGATCGCCTGCATGCGCTGTTCGTTGGAGCGGACGCCCTGCACCACCAGGCCGAAGCGCGAATTGACGATCCGCCAGATCAGTGAGATGCCGCCGAACAGGCAGGCGAGGCAGAGGTAATAGAATTGCGTGCGGTCCGACAGGTTGATCAGGCCGCCGAAATCGCTGCGTTTGTAGACGGTCAGGCCATCGTCGCCGCCATAGCGGGATAGGCCGGAGGTGATGTAGTAGGCCATCTGGGCAAAGGCCAGCGTGATCATGATGAAGTAGACGCCGCGGGTGCGCAGCGAGAGCGCGCCGATCACCAGCGCGAACAGTGCGGACACCACGAGCGCGACCGGCCACTGGATGAAGCCGGAGCCGATGCCCTCGGCGGCGAGGATGCCGACCGCATAGCCGCCGATGCCGAGATAGGCGGCGTGGCCGAAGCTCATCATGCCGCCATAGCCCATGATCAGATTGAGGCTCGCGGCCGCCAGCGCGAAGATCACGATCCGGGTGAACAGCGTGAGGATGAAGATGTTGCCGGTCAGCGCCGAATAGACCGGCAGCAGGACCAGGGCGGCGCACAGCAGCGCCACGACGGCATTGGCGACGTTGAGCTTGGGCATCATCGTTTCGCCGCCGGAAACAGCCCTTCAGGCCGGACCACGAGGATGATCGCCATCAGCAGATAGATCAGCATCGACGACAGCGCCGGCGCCGCGGTCGAGGCCGCCGCACCGCTCAAAACCTTGCGCAAGAGGTCGGGCAGGAAGGCGCGGCCCATCGTGTCGATGATGCCGACGAAGAGCGCGGCCATGAACGCGCCACGGATCGAGCCGATGCCACCGATCACGATGATGACGAAGGCGAGGATCAGGATGTTCTCGCCCATGCCGATCTGCACGGTGAGGATCGGCGCCTGCATCAGGCCGGCGAGGCCGGCGAGCGCGGCGCCCAGGCCGAACACCAGCGTGAACAGCAGCTTGATGTTGATGCCGAGCGCGCCGATCATCTCGCGGTTGGAGGCGCCGGCGCGGATCAGCATGCCGATGCGGGTGCGCATCACGACGAGATAGAGCAGCGCCGCGACCGCGAGCGCCACCGTGATGATCGCAAGGCGGTAGGCTGGATAGTACACGCCCGGAATGATCTGCACGGGGACCGTCAGCCAGGTCGGCAACGGCAGCGCGAGGCCGGCCGGTCCCCAGATCAGGCGGACGGCATCGTTGAAGAACAGGATCAAGCCGAAGGTCGCGAGCACCTGGTCGAGATGGTCGCGGCCATAGAGATGCCGGAGCGCGACATATTCCAGGACAATGCCGAGCAGCAGTGTGGCCCCCAGCGCCAGCAGCGCGCCGAGCACGAAGCTGCCGGTCCAGGCCACGAAGGTCGCCGCGAAATAGGCGCCCATCATATAGAGCGAGCCGTGCGCCAGGTTGACGAAGTCCATGATGCCGAACACCAGCGTCAGGCCGGCTGCGAGCAGGAACAGCAGCAGGCCGAATTGCAGGCCGTTCAGGAGTTGTTCGACGACGAGATACATGGACCCTTCATATCGGGCTGAAACAAAACGGCGGCAGCGCATTTGCGCCGCCGCCTTTACGGCTTGTCGTTCTCCCTCGCCCCGCCCTTGCGGGGAGAGGGTTGGGGTGAGGGGCTGCCTCCACGAACGGAGTTCGCGGAAAGAGCCCCTCACCCGATTGCTTCGCAATCGACCTCTCCCCGCAAGAGCGGGCGAGGTGACTTCAAATCACTTCATCGGACACTTGTCGTGAAACTTGTCCTGGTCGTCCTTGACGATGGTCGCGACCGTCTTCAGCGACAATTGGCCGTCGGCATCCTTGACCACGTCCTGCAGGTAGAAGTTCTGGATCGGGATGTGGTTGTTGCCGTACTTGAACGGACCACGCAGCGACTTGAAGTTGGCCTTCTCCATCTCGGCCTTCATCGCGTCCTTCTTGGTGAGGTCGCCCTTGACAGCGACGACCGCGCTGTTGATGAGCTGGGCGGCGTCGTAGGCTTGGGCGCCGTAATAGGTCGGACGCAGGCCCGGATATTTCTTGCGATAGTCCTCGACGAACTTCTTGTTCTCCGCGTTCGGCAGGTCGTTGACCCATTCCTGCGCGCCGGGAATGCCGATCGCATTGTCCTTCTGCAGCGGCAGCGACAATTCGTCGACCGTGAAGGCCGTATAGAGCGGGATCTGTGCCTTGATGCCGGCCTGGGCATATTGGTTGAGGAACTGGACGCCGGCGGCGCCCGGGTAGAACACGAAGATCGACTCGGCCTTGGAATTGCGCGCCTTGGTCAGCTCGGCGGAGAAGTCGAGCTGGCTCGGCCACACCGTGTATTCCTCGCCGACCACCTCACCCTTGAAGGTGCTCTTCAGGCCGGCGAGCATGTCCTTGCCGGCGGCGTAGTTCGGGCCGATCAGGAACACCGACTTGACGCCCTTCTGGTTCATGTAGAGGCCCATCGCGGCGGGCGTCTGGTCGTTCTGCCAGGAGGTCGAGAAGGTGTAGGGCGAGCACAGTTCGCCGGCGAGCTGCGACGGACCGGCATTGGCCGAGATCAGGAAGGTTTTGGAATCGGCCGCGGTCTTCAGCGAGGCCAGCAGCACGTTCGACCAGATGTAGCCGACGATGAAATCGACCTTGTCGGATTGCACCAGCTTCTCGGTCTTCTGCTTGCCGACGTCAGGCTTCTGCTGGTCGTCCTCGTAGATCACCTCGACCGGCTTGCCGTCGATCTTGCGGCCGAGATGGTCGAGCGCGAGCTCGAACGAATTGCGCATGTCGTTGCCGATCACGGCGGTCGGGCCGCTGAAGGTCGACACAAAGCCGATCTTGATGCTGTCAGCCGCCGCCGCCGGCTGCGCCAGCGCCAAACCCATGGCGCCCGCCAGCCAAAATGCCTTCTTCATATTCACTCCCCTCCTCAGCCAAAACTCTCCGCCAGCCCATCGAAACCGGTCTGGCGCCGCGCTTTTGCGCGCGGTTCTCGTGACCTGTTTTGTGCGCGATATCGCAACTCTGCGGCAAGCACGAACCGATGGCGGTGATTTAGAACCTTCGGCGCATACCCCAGCACCTTGCATCATAATTCGTCCAAATCGGCCATGGCAAGAAATATAATGCCGGTTGCGTAGGCAACTATTGTCGCAGGCCAATCCTTTTGCTCGACCGGCCTGAGAGTATGCGAGGCTATCTTCCCACCCGACGGTGTCATCGCCCGGCCTGTGCGCAATTGCGCACATGGACCGGGCGACCCAGTACGCCGCGGCCCGTCGGCTCAAGCACTGCCGTCTCTGGAATACTGGATCACCCGCATGCGCGGGTGATGACACCGAGTGAGATGGGTAAATCAGGCCGTCACCCCCGAGCGATGCCATCGCGATCACGTCGCGTGCCCCGGCTGGGGCGGATCGGCGCCGCGCCGCTGCCATTCCGCCCAGCTCGGCCGGTCCATCTGGAACAGATCGGTGCAACGGGCATACCAGCCGCTACCATGCATGCGGCCGATCAGTTGCAGCGCCGGC from Bradyrhizobium genosp. L includes:
- a CDS encoding branched-chain amino acid ABC transporter permease, which produces MYLVVEQLLNGLQFGLLLFLLAAGLTLVFGIMDFVNLAHGSLYMMGAYFAATFVAWTGSFVLGALLALGATLLLGIVLEYVALRHLYGRDHLDQVLATFGLILFFNDAVRLIWGPAGLALPLPTWLTVPVQIIPGVYYPAYRLAIITVALAVAALLYLVVMRTRIGMLIRAGASNREMIGALGINIKLLFTLVFGLGAALAGLAGLMQAPILTVQIGMGENILILAFVIIVIGGIGSIRGAFMAALFVGIIDTMGRAFLPDLLRKVLSGAAASTAAPALSSMLIYLLMAIILVVRPEGLFPAAKR
- a CDS encoding ABC transporter ATP-binding protein, which produces MAEPLLRVDNLVRRYGGITATDNLSMEVVPGELHAIIGPNGAGKTTLISQLTGQVMPNSGAIYFGGRDVTHLPSYKRSRLGLARSFQITSLLKDFSALDNVALAAQAHDGHSFRFWGNARKEKPLRETARAALERVGLGARADVVVSQLSHGEQRELELAVALATKPQLLLLDEPMAGLGVTESARMVALLKELRKEVTIVLVEHDMEAVFALADRITVLVYGRVIACDVPDAIRKHDEVKRAYLGEQHAVTRHG
- a CDS encoding branched-chain amino acid ABC transporter permease codes for the protein MMPKLNVANAVVALLCAALVLLPVYSALTGNIFILTLFTRIVIFALAAASLNLIMGYGGMMSFGHAAYLGIGGYAVGILAAEGIGSGFIQWPVALVVSALFALVIGALSLRTRGVYFIMITLAFAQMAYYITSGLSRYGGDDGLTVYKRSDFGGLINLSDRTQFYYLCLACLFGGISLIWRIVNSRFGLVVQGVRSNEQRMQAIGFHANRYRLVCFVIAGTICGLAGALLANNTDFVSPAVMYWTRSGDLMVMVILGGMGSLFGPVIGAIVYLLLEELLSQFTEFSGLVLGPVLLLIVVFARGGIMGLLGRMSRA
- a CDS encoding ABC transporter ATP-binding protein, with amino-acid sequence MAEPRMAETLLEVDAIETCYGLSQVLFGLSLRIKSGEMVALMGRNGMGKTTTIRSIMGLTPARSGAIRFAGEAVRGMPSYRIAKLGIGLVPEGRQIFPNLTVRENLVAASGNRQGASDPWTLEKIHALFPRLAERTSNMGVTLSGGEQQMLAIGRALMTNPRLLILDEATEGLAPLIRDEIWSCLSMLKGRGQSVLVIDKNVENLSRIADRHYIIERGKTVWSGTSEQLIAEPDLQHKYLGI
- a CDS encoding glutamine synthetase family protein, whose translation is MSFVERHGLWSDEQKDAALRLRRVVEEKNLEVVRLSFPDQHGILRGKTLIASEALRALESGCSITTSLLAKDTSHKTVFPVFSAGGGFGMKEMEGAADVLMVADPTTFRVLPWAQNTGWLLCDLHFGDGRPVPFATRNLYRKVLDQLTRRGYDFVAGLEVEFHLFKLDDAHMAPDDAGQPGRPPDVSLLWHGYQYLSEQRYDLMEPALESIRRDIIALGLPLRSVELEFGPSQCEFTFAPTVGLTPADTMVLFRSAVKQIARRHGHHATFMCRPKLPNVFASGWHLHQSLVSRASGANAFMANETGEPLSAFGRAWLAGLIEHARASTVFTTPTINGYKRYRSYSLAPDRAIWGRDNRGVMIRVLGSAGDPATRLENRIGEPAANPYLYMASQILSGLDGVDRKLDPGPSADMPYETKAALLPKSLREAVFALDDDPFFREALGPEFVDYYVHIKNAEIERFQAEVTDWEQREYFEMF
- a CDS encoding ABC transporter substrate-binding protein, whose product is MKKAFWLAGAMGLALAQPAAAADSIKIGFVSTFSGPTAVIGNDMRNSFELALDHLGRKIDGKPVEVIYEDDQQKPDVGKQKTEKLVQSDKVDFIVGYIWSNVLLASLKTAADSKTFLISANAGPSQLAGELCSPYTFSTSWQNDQTPAAMGLYMNQKGVKSVFLIGPNYAAGKDMLAGLKSTFKGEVVGEEYTVWPSQLDFSAELTKARNSKAESIFVFYPGAAGVQFLNQYAQAGIKAQIPLYTAFTVDELSLPLQKDNAIGIPGAQEWVNDLPNAENKKFVEDYRKKYPGLRPTYYGAQAYDAAQLINSAVVAVKGDLTKKDAMKAEMEKANFKSLRGPFKYGNNHIPIQNFYLQDVVKDADGQLSLKTVATIVKDDQDKFHDKCPMK